The genomic interval TTTCCCAGCTCCTTCGGCTGGCGGCAGGTGAATATGCTATTCTGGACCAGATCACAACAGCCGCTGCAGAAGGCCTTCCATCTTTCAGCGCGGTACACTTCAGCGCTTTCGAAGAGGTCTATACGACAGCGTCGCCCTTATTGCGAACCTATTATCAGCAATTCCTGTCCTTTCTGCTCCGCGAATACCTGCTGGCCAAATGCGGGATGTATTCGGCGCCAGACCGGGAAGATGATTCCGAAGGCTTCGCGGCCCTCTGGCTACTGTCTGAACAGGAAAAACTGGAGCGTTTTAATATCATTCCGGGATTGCAATTCCGCCATTTTGATGCAGAAAGCAGTACGGTGGTTTTCAATATTCAAATCCCGGTCAGCCATAATTTCCGTATTGGCGATACCGCCATCATTTACCCCCGCTCTCCGGAGGGCCTGTTCCCCCTGCGGCACCAGGTGCTGAAGGGCAGGATAGATGCCATGGGAAAAGCCAGCCTTACCTTTTCACTCAACAACCGGCAGATCACCCACGACTTTTTTGGTCAGCAGCAATTGTGGGTCATCGAACACGATATCTATGAATCCAACTATTGGGTGGCTGCCACGGCTTTGTTTCATGTACTGGAGCCCCGTTTTGCCCAACGGATGGAATTACTGCTGGGACAGCGGGCGCCTGGCGCCGCGCCGCTGACAGCGCCATGCCCGCCGATGTTCAACAGTAATCAGCAGGCTATTTTGCAGGCAGCCCTGGAAGCGCAGGACTATTACCTCATACAGGGGCCTCCCGGCACAGGTAAAACATCAGCATTATTAACAGCATTGGTCTCTTCCCTGGTAAACAAGGGCGACCAGACGGTGATTGTTGCTTTTACCAATCGTGCCGTGGAAGAGATCTGCCGGAAGCTGGAAGATAAGGGCATCCCTCATCTCCGCATGGGTAGCCGTCGTTCCGCTACTGAGCACCAGTTGCGCCGGTTTTGCCTGAGCGGAGATATTGAGGGCGCCGGAAAGTTTGTCATGAACCAGCGCGTATTCGTAGGTACGGTGGCAACAATGGCTACACGTCTTCACCTGTTGCAGATGCTGGGAGTAAGAATGGATACGCTGATAGCGGATGAGGCATCCCAGCTCACCGAGCCGCAGTTACTGGGCCTGCTGATGCCTTTCCGCAAGTTTATCCTGATAGGTGACCAGAACCAGTTACCACCGGTCGTTGCGCAGGCAGATCAGTTCTGCCACAGCCAGCATCCTTTGCTGATAGCCCAGGGGATTACAGACCTGCGTTGTACTTTGTTTGAACGCCTGATCCATACATGCAAGGCCATGCAGTGGCATCATGCATGGGGTATGCTGAACACGCATTTCCGAATGCACAATGATATAGCGTCTCTGATCAACCACTACTATGCCGGACAGCTTTCTGCCGGTAATCCGTTACAATCCCAGCCCTACAATCCCGGCGAGTATACGGCCACCGACAACTGGTCCCATATCCTTTGCCGGGGACGAACCCTGTTTATCCCCAGCCCACATGAGCCTACTTCCAAGATGCATCGCACGGAGGCACAACAGGTAGTGTCCCTGTTACACCATCTGAGGCAACGGTATGGCCATGGGTTCAGTAGTGAGACGGTTGGAGTGGTAACGCCGTGGCGTACACAGATAAGCCTTATCAGGGAGTTAATAGGCAATGACGATGAGCTGCAGGCCATCAATATTGACACGGCGGAACGGTTTCAGGGGGCAGAAAATGATATTATTATCGTCTCGCTGGCAGTGTACCACCCGGTACAACTGGGACAGTTACAGAACCTGGGGGCATTCCACTGGGAAGACAGCAGGGTAGAGGTTGACAGGAAATTGCTGGTAACGCTTTCCAGGGCCAGGCAGCAGGTGATCATCATGGGGCATGAGCCGGTATTGAGGGCAAGCAGTCATTATACCGGCTTGCTGAACAGTATGACGAGGTGTTCATAAAAAAAGCCATCTGTCATGAAACAGATGGCTTGTATGTCAGACAACATCATATGATCATTCCTGGAAAACCAGGCTTTAATCCAGGGTTACATGGCTCCAGTTTTCACCGCTCTTTATGCGGTAGAGTTGCATTTCGCTGATATCAAACTGTTCAGCGATCTGCTTCATTGTTTTTCTGCCGGGCTTTGCCAGCAGGCGTTTAATACTTTTTACTTTGGTAATGTTCAGCTTAAGCCCCTTTACACGGTTCCGCTGCTTTTCCTTGTAGGCCAGTTTAGCAGGACTGAACTGCTGGTGAGCTTCCATTTCTTCTTTGGTTGCCCATTGCAGGTTAGTGGCTTTGTTATTTTTCTTATCGTAATCAATGTGGATAACGTACTTGTAGTTACGTCCCGGTTTTTTATTAAACAACTTTGCGACTTCCCGGTGCAGGTAAAGGGACTGGTAACTATCCGCCGGCTTTACATTCAATACTGTATAGCCCTCTACCGTGGAACCGGACAACAATTTCCCGTCTGAAATATCTTCGTAATAGCTGATCACTCTTCCCATGTTAGATACTGCATACTTTTTACGCAGGGCAGATTTATTTTTAATCTGCAAGTCTTTCCAGACTTCATTCTTCAGATTTTTAATCGTGGCCATGTGAAAGAAATTTAATAGTTGAACCTGGGGTTTATCCGTAAACGTTACAATCTGCTACTTCATTTTTTGCTGGCAGTAGGTTTTGGTCAGTAAGGGGGGATGTCCGCTCAATTATATGATCTTTGTAATGCAATGCTATCGAATCTAACACTTCTTCCACAGCTGCCAATGTACTGCAAGTTACTAATTGCTGCCTGAATTCTTTTATATGAGGTAACCCTTTCAGGTAATTGGTATAGTGTCGTCTCATTTCAAGTATTCCTACAACAGCGCCTTTCCACTGCACTGAATGCCTCAGGTGTTTTTTACATACTTCTACCCGTTCCAAAACAGATGGGGGAGGCAAATGTTCACCCGTTTGCATAAAATGTTTTATTTCATTGAAGATCCATGGATATCCGATGGCGGCTCGTCCGATCATCACTCCATCTACTCCGTATTTCTCGCGGGCTGCAATGGCCTGCTCCGGTGTACATATGTCCCCGTTACCGAATATAGGGATATGAATACGTGGATTGTTCTTGACCTTTCCGATCAATGTCCAGTCGGCATTACCTTTATACATCTGTGTACGGGTACGGCCGTGGATGGTCAGTGCCTGGATACCGACATCCTGAAGGCGTTCCGCCACCTCTTCAATGTTTTTCGTATTGTCGTCCCAACCCAGACGGGTCTTTACGGTCACCGGCAAACGGGTTGCTTTTACGACAGCGGCTGTCAGCTTCACCATCTTGGGAATATCTTTCAGGATACCGGAACCGGCTCCTTTACACACCACCTTCTTCACCGGGCAGCCGTAATTGATGTCCAGCAGGTCAGGGTTTGTGGCTTCCACTATCTGGGCGGCCATTGCCATTGGCTCCTCGTCTCCTCCGAATATCTGGATACCCACAGGTCGTTCATAATCAAATATGTCCAGCTTCTGCCGGCTCTTGATGGCATCACGTATAAGTCCCTCCGAAGAAATGAACTCTGTATACATCAGGTCCGCCCCGTTTTCTTTACACACCGCACGAAAAGGCGGATCACTAACATCTTCCATTGGAGCAAGCAACAGCGGAAAATTGCCCAATGTTATATTTCCAATCTTTACCATTTTATCATTTGTAGGCTGACCTCCTATTCCGGTAAATCCGGAAACCAATTGTCAACTCGATTTCGCACTGTAAATTTACGCAAATTTAATCTATGACAGGCCGTTTGAAGCAATATCCGCCATCATTACAGTTCGCAGCATTTATTGGGTTATTCCTGCTGTTCTCAGTCCTATATCTTTTTTTCCTGGTTTTTGTATTCCCGGCCATTAGCGGTTACCCTTTGACGACACTTCAAAGTGACCTGTATGCCGCAGAAAAGGCCTTACACCCTGTATCCCCTAAAGTTCTCGGCTATTTGAAATTAACGCAAATTCTATACAGTTTAGTAGTTTTTTTGCTGCCTCCGGTATTTTTTACCTTCCTGGTGACCAACCGCCCTGCCAAATGGCTGAGAGTAGACAAGAAACCCCGTTTCCTGCCCGTCATATTAGCTTTTCTTATTATGATAATGGCCCTGCCATTTGTGAGTTACACCGGCGACTGGAACCATACCTGGCCCTTTTCCCCTGAAACCAGGAAGCTGGAAGAACAGACGGACATACTGATGCGGGGCCTGCTGACGATGTCGGATCTTTCCGGCCTGCTCATTAATCTGATGCTGATTGCCGTTCTTCCGGCTATCGCGGAAGAATTCTTTTTCAGAGGGGTTGTACAGCGCCTTTTCATCAAAATGATGCCGCAGCTGCCCTGGCTGGCCATATTTATCACCGCAGTCTGTTTCAGTGCCATTCATATGCAATGGATGGACTTTATTCCCCGGGTGCTGCTGGGCTTTCTCCTGGGCGCTATCTATTACCTGAGCGGCAATCTCTGGCTGTCTATACTGGGCCATTTCCTCAATAATGGCCTGCAGGTTGTGATGGTCTATCTTTACCAGGCGAAAATGATAAAGACGGATCCTATGGTGTCTACACCAACCGAATGGTATATTGCCGCACTCAGCCTGGCATTGACCATCGGGGCTATCTGGCTGTTTGATAAACAGACCACGCCCGGGCCACAGGATCCTAATCACCGGGAAGACTTTAACGACAATATTGAATCAATCGGGAAGTAATCGTACTTTAGTCCTAACAAACAGATTATTATGGAAAAAGACTGGGTGAAAATTTATTATACCAATCAGGTGTTCCGGGCAGAAATCATCAGGGGGATGCTGGAAGAGAACGGGATCAATGTAGTGCTGATCAACAGGCAGGACTCTACTTACCTGACCGCCCTGCCGGGCATGGCAGAGCTGTTTGTACACAACTCCCAGGAAGCCGAAGCCAGGCAACTGCTGACCGAAGCCGGAGACCTGTCCTGATAGTAGCTGCCATTTTCCGCTTTAACACAAATTTTTGTAAAACAACTGCCTTTTCAGCATGAAAACTTTCTTTACCCGCACAGCAACAGCACTGGTTTTTGTAGCCGTGATGCTTGGCGGGATCCTTTATAGCCCTTTTACGTTCTTTCTGCTTTTTTTCCTGATCAATTTCTTTGCATTACAGGAGTATTTTAAGCTCATCCGCCATGTGGATCCGGACTATAACAATATTTCCGGCTGGCATAAAACCGGGCTGCTGGTAGCCAGCTGCGCGCTGATCATGGCCTTTACAGGAGAGCATTTTTCCTCGTCTGCCAACCTTTCCCTGGGCTTCCTTGGCTGGTGGCTGACCATCATATTCCTGCTGATCATGCCCATCGGGGAAATATTGCTCAGCAAGGATTTTTCCCTGAAAAACATGGGCTATTCCGCGCTGGGCCTGGCCTATATTACACTTTCCCTGGGCCTGCTGGTGCATCTGTGCCTGAACTATGATACTATCCGTTTCACTGATACGGCTACTGGTACCGGCCCCGGCTGGCTTATTCCATTATTACTGATCGCTTTTATCTGGATCAATGATACAATGGCCTATATTGTTGGCTCTCTGATAGGGCGTACCCCTTTTGCGCCTGCCATTTCTCCGAAAAAGACCATCGAAGGCACTGTGGGAGGTATGATACTGGCGGTGGCTGCCGCCGGCGTATACGGTTATTTCTGGGGCAGGGAATACCTGGCATTACAGCATTGGCTGGTACTGGCCGCTATCGCCGCCATTTTTGGCACCGCGGGCGACCTCATCGAGTCAAAACTGAAGCGTATGGCGGGTGTCAAAGATTCCGGCAGCATCATGCCGGGGCACGGCGGCTTTATGGATCGCTTTGATTCCCTGCTGCTGGCAGCTCCCTTTGCCTGGTTGTACGTACATTTCTTCGCAATGATTTAACTTCGCACCAAATACATAACAACAATGAAGATCCACCGAGAAGGATTAGCTACCATTTTACTGACCTTTGCTGTTCTTGCCCTGATCAATGGCGCCGTTTTCTACTTTTTAGGACATATGCCGCTGCTCTGCAGGATCGTGGCTGCCTTTTCCCTGGTACTGTTCCTGTTTATCATTTCCTTCTTCCGTATTCCTAAACGTGAAATGAAACTGGATGAATCCCTGGTGATTGCTCCCTGTGACGGTAAGGTAGTAGTGATTGAAGAAACCTATGAACCTGAGTATTTCAAAGACAAACGCCTGCAGGTATCCATCTTTATGAGCCCTGCCAACGTGCACGTGAACAGGAACCCGATCAGCGGACAGGTGAAATTGTCGCAGTACCATGCAGGTAAATACCTCGTAGCATGGCACCCGAAATCTTCTACAGAGAATGAACGCCATACCGTAGTGATCGGTAATGCAAAAGCAGATATCCTGGTAAGACAGATCGCCGGTGCATTGGCCCGCCGTATCGTGAATTATCTGAAACCTGGTATGCAGGTGACCCAGAATGAAGAACTGGGCTTTATTAAATTTGGCTCCAGGGTGGACATCTACCTGCCGGTAGGCACCCAGGTCAACGTAGCGCTGGAACAGGTGGTACGTGGTGGTCAAACTGTGATCGCTACCATTTAATTGCTTATTTTTATCAGCATAAACAGAAAGTCATGAAAAAACTGATCTTAGGAGCGAGCGCTGTATTACTCTTCGCGGGCGCTGTATTGGCCCAGGAAAAGACTAAGGACGCTTCCTGCTGTAAAAAATCAGCGACTGCTGCTGCATGCTGTAAAAAAGACCAGGCAGCAAAAAGTAGCGCCTGCTGCAAACAACCCAGTAAAACCGCTGCACTGCGCACGGCTGCCGCAAAACCGGCAAAACCAGCGCAGACTGCTACTGCTGCCGCAGTAAAACCATCCGGAAAATAGAATCAGTATAATAACAGGAAGTCCCATCTTCATTGCAATAAGCAGTTGAAGATGGGACTTCCTTATTTTAAGCAGCTGCCGTCTTTACAGGATCGTTTTTAGTTCGTGCAGGCTGTTGATGACAAAGGTCGGCTTCAAATCGCCGGTAGCTGGTACCAGCGGGTTGAAATACACCTGGTCAATGCCCGCATTAAATGCCCCGATAATGTCAATATCCAAAGCATCCCCGATCATGATACTGCTGTCTGCTGTAGCGTCTGCCTTCGTAATGGCATAGTCGAAGATCTCCCGGTAAGGCTTCAGGCTGCCGGCAGATTCAGAAGTGATCACGTGTGTGAAAAAATGATCTATCCCTGAACTTTTCATCTTACGCAGCTGGGTTTCTTCAAACCCGTTGGTGATCATATGCAGGGGATAATTCTTTGCCGCCAGGTATTCCAGTACCTCTTTCGCATGCGGAAAGAGGGCCGTCTGGGTAGGCAATTCCTCCAGGAACTGTGTGCCCAGCGCTTCGCACAATTTCTCGTCGCCGATCTTAAAATCCAGTAATGTAAGCCGGAAACGTTTACTGCGGAGATCATTCCGGGTGATATATCCCTTCCGGAAACGGTCCCAGAGTTTCTCATTATACACCATGTACACCTGATGAAATTCCTTAAAGGATGGCACCCCGCGGCTTTCCAGCTTATGTGCGTGGTATAGTTGCTCTAATACCAGGTAGGCATTGGTTTCAAAATCCCATAGGGTATGGTCCAGATCGAAAAATATATGTTTGTATTTCATTTTCCTGCACTTCCTTAATCAGCTACAAAGATACTCATTACGGGGGGATGCACATTTTTTACTATTTTCCGTATCCCTTAATCACAAAATATGAACGCAGTAATTACCGGCGCCAGTAAAGGAATAGGAAAAGCAGTTGCGGAAAAGCTGGCCAGAGAAGGATTTAACGTAGCCATCTGCGCCCGGAACGCAGTCCACCTGGAAAAGGCAGTAACAGATATCCAGGCGGTAAACCCCTCGGTCGAAGTACTTGCCCGTTCCGTAGACATGGGGCAGAAAACGGCTGTACTGGCATTCGCAGAAGAGATCAGGAATACTTTCAACACTGTGGATATACTGGTCAATAATGCCGGCATATTCATCCCGGGCGGTATGCAGGACCAGGAAGACGGATTATTGGAAAGCATGATGTCTGTTAACGTGTACAGCGCCTATCACCTCACGCGGCAACTATTGCCGGGAATGAAGGCCAATGGAACGGGGCATATTTTTAATATGTGTTCTACTGCGAGTTATACATCATATTCCAACGGAGGGGCCTACAGCATCACAAAGTTTGCTTTGCTTGGCTTTTCCCGGAACCTGCGGGAAGAACTGAAACCTCATAATATCAAAGTAACATCCCTGAGCCCCGGGCCAACCCTGACAGCTTCCTGGGAGGGTTTTGACGCTCCCCCGGGCAGAATGATGGAGCCGGAAGACGTAGCAGATCTCCTATGGGGTGCATATACCTTGTCAAAACAGGCCGTTGTGGAGGAAGTTATCATGCGGCCAATGCTGGGCGATATTGCATAAACCCTTTACCAGCAAGCACTTCCACGATTATATTGATTATTTTTTTAACTAACTTTTAACTGGCTATTCAGCACCAACAGGGCTGGCTTTGGCTAAATTTGTTTTGCATTATGAATGTCACTACTGTTAGTATAAAGAAGTTTGTATTATCCCTGCTCTTTTGCCTGGGCGCAGTTGCCTGCATACAGGCACAGGAATTCAGGTTCACTACCTCTGTCAGCAATAACAGGGTAGCGCTGGACGAGCCGTTCCAGATACAGTTCATGCTGGAAAATGCGCCTAATGTTACCAGTTTTACGCCTCCGTCATTTAATGACTTTGAAATACTGCAAGGGCCATCCCAGATGCAGGGTCAATCCATTATGAATGGCCGGCGCTCGGAATATATAGCCCTTATTTATGTGATACAGCCTAAAAGGGTGGGTAACTTTACCATTGCCGGCGCCACTGCGCGTTCAAACGGGAATGTTGTCCGTTCCAACCCTGTTACCATAGAAGTTGTAAAGGCTAACCGTGGCGGGTATCAGCAAACACCTCAGCAGTCAACGCCGCAGAGCGGCTTTCCGCCATCCCGTTCACAACGTCAGCAACAGCAGGATGAAATGGAAGGTGTATTGAGGAATGGGGAAGACGTGAATGCCAAACTGCGTAAAAATATTTTCGTAAAAGTAGATGTGGATAAAACCACTTTATATGAAGGTGAGCAGCTGACTGCTACTTATAAACTATACACCCGCCTTCCCACTAACTCCAGCGTTACCAAGGTGCCGGCATTCAAAGGCTTTTCCGCGAAAGATATTGAGCTGCCCAATCCTCCGCAGGCGTCTGAAGAAATAGTGAACGGCGTACGTTTCAAGGTGTTCACCATCCGTAAAACGCTGTTGTTCCCTTTACAGTCAGGCACCCTGGAGCTCGATCCGGTGGAAGTGGATAACCACGTAAAACTGGTTAAACTCGTTAAGAACGGTAATAACAAGAAGGCACGCGATCCTTTTGCGGACCTGTTCAATGATCCGGGCTTTAAAGATCCTTTCGATGATCCTTTCTTTGACGACTTTTTCAATCGCCCGGAAGTAACCTACGAAGATGTTCCCTACAAAGTCCAGACAGCG from Chitinophaga filiformis carries:
- a CDS encoding YjjG family noncanonical pyrimidine nucleotidase, whose translation is MKYKHIFFDLDHTLWDFETNAYLVLEQLYHAHKLESRGVPSFKEFHQVYMVYNEKLWDRFRKGYITRNDLRSKRFRLTLLDFKIGDEKLCEALGTQFLEELPTQTALFPHAKEVLEYLAAKNYPLHMITNGFEETQLRKMKSSGIDHFFTHVITSESAGSLKPYREIFDYAITKADATADSSIMIGDALDIDIIGAFNAGIDQVYFNPLVPATGDLKPTFVINSLHELKTIL
- a CDS encoding SDR family oxidoreductase → MNAVITGASKGIGKAVAEKLAREGFNVAICARNAVHLEKAVTDIQAVNPSVEVLARSVDMGQKTAVLAFAEEIRNTFNTVDILVNNAGIFIPGGMQDQEDGLLESMMSVNVYSAYHLTRQLLPGMKANGTGHIFNMCSTASYTSYSNGGAYSITKFALLGFSRNLREELKPHNIKVTSLSPGPTLTASWEGFDAPPGRMMEPEDVADLLWGAYTLSKQAVVEEVIMRPMLGDIA
- a CDS encoding phosphatidylserine decarboxylase family protein, which gives rise to MKIHREGLATILLTFAVLALINGAVFYFLGHMPLLCRIVAAFSLVLFLFIISFFRIPKREMKLDESLVIAPCDGKVVVIEETYEPEYFKDKRLQVSIFMSPANVHVNRNPISGQVKLSQYHAGKYLVAWHPKSSTENERHTVVIGNAKADILVRQIAGALARRIVNYLKPGMQVTQNEELGFIKFGSRVDIYLPVGTQVNVALEQVVRGGQTVIATI
- a CDS encoding helix-turn-helix domain-containing protein; protein product: MATIKNLKNEVWKDLQIKNKSALRKKYAVSNMGRVISYYEDISDGKLLSGSTVEGYTVLNVKPADSYQSLYLHREVAKLFNKKPGRNYKYVIHIDYDKKNNKATNLQWATKEEMEAHQQFSPAKLAYKEKQRNRVKGLKLNITKVKSIKRLLAKPGRKTMKQIAEQFDISEMQLYRIKSGENWSHVTLD
- the dusB gene encoding tRNA dihydrouridine synthase DusB, with product MVKIGNITLGNFPLLLAPMEDVSDPPFRAVCKENGADLMYTEFISSEGLIRDAIKSRQKLDIFDYERPVGIQIFGGDEEPMAMAAQIVEATNPDLLDINYGCPVKKVVCKGAGSGILKDIPKMVKLTAAVVKATRLPVTVKTRLGWDDNTKNIEEVAERLQDVGIQALTIHGRTRTQMYKGNADWTLIGKVKNNPRIHIPIFGNGDICTPEQAIAAREKYGVDGVMIGRAAIGYPWIFNEIKHFMQTGEHLPPPSVLERVEVCKKHLRHSVQWKGAVVGILEMRRHYTNYLKGLPHIKEFRQQLVTCSTLAAVEEVLDSIALHYKDHIIERTSPLTDQNLLPAKNEVADCNVYG
- a CDS encoding DUF2007 domain-containing protein; amino-acid sequence: MEKDWVKIYYTNQVFRAEIIRGMLEENGINVVLINRQDSTYLTALPGMAELFVHNSQEAEARQLLTEAGDLS
- a CDS encoding phosphatidate cytidylyltransferase, which encodes MKTFFTRTATALVFVAVMLGGILYSPFTFFLLFFLINFFALQEYFKLIRHVDPDYNNISGWHKTGLLVASCALIMAFTGEHFSSSANLSLGFLGWWLTIIFLLIMPIGEILLSKDFSLKNMGYSALGLAYITLSLGLLVHLCLNYDTIRFTDTATGTGPGWLIPLLLIAFIWINDTMAYIVGSLIGRTPFAPAISPKKTIEGTVGGMILAVAAAGVYGYFWGREYLALQHWLVLAAIAAIFGTAGDLIESKLKRMAGVKDSGSIMPGHGGFMDRFDSLLLAAPFAWLYVHFFAMI
- a CDS encoding BatD family protein is translated as MNVTTVSIKKFVLSLLFCLGAVACIQAQEFRFTTSVSNNRVALDEPFQIQFMLENAPNVTSFTPPSFNDFEILQGPSQMQGQSIMNGRRSEYIALIYVIQPKRVGNFTIAGATARSNGNVVRSNPVTIEVVKANRGGYQQTPQQSTPQSGFPPSRSQRQQQQDEMEGVLRNGEDVNAKLRKNIFVKVDVDKTTLYEGEQLTATYKLYTRLPTNSSVTKVPAFKGFSAKDIELPNPPQASEEIVNGVRFKVFTIRKTLLFPLQSGTLELDPVEVDNHVKLVKLVKNGNNKKARDPFADLFNDPGFKDPFDDPFFDDFFNRPEVTYEDVPYKVQTAPLKVTVKPLPVDSRPASFTGAVGKFNMTASIDKRNLTTDDALTLKVVVSGQGNVNLLNGPKVDIPAGFEKYDPKVTDNIEKNSNPLSGSRQFEYALMPLEAGDQTIPAVEFSYFDVASNSYKSIRSAPFSVHVTPGKQTKRDKEDFSVNRNTITSNYNGVLNWVKEGRFLLVSPLFYILLLVPVLLLAGALVYRRRLNYQQNNAAFLKHRYANKVALKRLELAARYLKEGKDKAFYEETSRAIWGYLSNKLHVPFADLSKQLIQDKLTRQQVSVQYTAQLFDLLDDCEMALYTPMHNNDKMQGTYQQAVSVISHLEDELQGVKSVV
- a CDS encoding DEAD/DEAH box helicase, translated to MSVNKINAPTHHLSGQAFYMRLQEAANRPSPTETLRQIRQLLEQLFRYLTREETRSFGNLFARMQFFFDKYPVPAALQEQLTALRIHTHKAVIGTLIADKPLSLICIQTMANAIRHFCEVPVPAVLVEHCLPVEGSMLAYAPQLSAALVPQLKCLITDVGPLQKRSDQAPYFILGCRNDDLGSFRLLVSESVQAHTTLLQAQLRVYDTVHILHCSKTEEPGLYEAVTTTRIILEPDLLVDISDLAECFGRQGAGKLLYLVKKLVPQTPGLAAFKGNVVNALLDNVLRNPEMDLRQSFVEAVADNVLQAAAYGRVELNNMFADIRTKHWPNLLQSAAELHDRPVRIEPTFFSALYGLQGRLDILAEDDTDPLRKEIFELKSGRSPDYGAWKNHEMQVVGYNLLLQSAFGDERRGSSAILYSAASDTPLRNVSSNRPAENELLALRNEVVSQLLRLAAGEYAILDQITTAAAEGLPSFSAVHFSAFEEVYTTASPLLRTYYQQFLSFLLREYLLAKCGMYSAPDREDDSEGFAALWLLSEQEKLERFNIIPGLQFRHFDAESSTVVFNIQIPVSHNFRIGDTAIIYPRSPEGLFPLRHQVLKGRIDAMGKASLTFSLNNRQITHDFFGQQQLWVIEHDIYESNYWVAATALFHVLEPRFAQRMELLLGQRAPGAAPLTAPCPPMFNSNQQAILQAALEAQDYYLIQGPPGTGKTSALLTALVSSLVNKGDQTVIVAFTNRAVEEICRKLEDKGIPHLRMGSRRSATEHQLRRFCLSGDIEGAGKFVMNQRVFVGTVATMATRLHLLQMLGVRMDTLIADEASQLTEPQLLGLLMPFRKFILIGDQNQLPPVVAQADQFCHSQHPLLIAQGITDLRCTLFERLIHTCKAMQWHHAWGMLNTHFRMHNDIASLINHYYAGQLSAGNPLQSQPYNPGEYTATDNWSHILCRGRTLFIPSPHEPTSKMHRTEAQQVVSLLHHLRQRYGHGFSSETVGVVTPWRTQISLIRELIGNDDELQAINIDTAERFQGAENDIIIVSLAVYHPVQLGQLQNLGAFHWEDSRVEVDRKLLVTLSRARQQVIIMGHEPVLRASSHYTGLLNSMTRCS
- a CDS encoding CPBP family intramembrane glutamic endopeptidase, whose protein sequence is MKLTQILYSLVVFLLPPVFFTFLVTNRPAKWLRVDKKPRFLPVILAFLIMIMALPFVSYTGDWNHTWPFSPETRKLEEQTDILMRGLLTMSDLSGLLINLMLIAVLPAIAEEFFFRGVVQRLFIKMMPQLPWLAIFITAVCFSAIHMQWMDFIPRVLLGFLLGAIYYLSGNLWLSILGHFLNNGLQVVMVYLYQAKMIKTDPMVSTPTEWYIAALSLALTIGAIWLFDKQTTPGPQDPNHREDFNDNIESIGK